A part of Osmerus mordax isolate fOsmMor3 chromosome 10, fOsmMor3.pri, whole genome shotgun sequence genomic DNA contains:
- the LOC136950316 gene encoding vesicle-fusing ATPase-like — MTTSQTMQAARCPTDELSLTNCAVVSEKGPPFEPHVTVRTMPTHKYVFTVKTHHSVEPGTIAFSLPQRKWAGLSLGQNVEVTNYKFDKSKQCVGTMTVEIDFLQKKNVDSNPYDSDKMAAEFIQHFNSQAFTAGQQLVFSFCDKLFGLVIKDIEAMDTSILKGEQSSGKKQKIEIGLLLGNSQVMFEKSESSSLTLVGKAKTRESRQSIINPDWNFERMGIGGLDKEFSDIFRRAFASRVFPPDIVEQMGCKHVKGILLFGPPGCGKTLMARQIGKMLNAREPKIVNGPEILNKYVGESEANIRKLFADAEEEQKRLGANSGLHIIIFDEIDAICKQRGSMAGSTGVHDTVVNQLLSKIDGVEQLNNILVIGMTNRPDLIDEALLRPGRLEVKMEIGLPDEKGRVQILNIHTAKMRQFNLLGSDVDVKELAVETKNFSGAELEGLVRAAQSSAMNRHIKASATVEVDLEKAEKLQVHRHDFLASLINDIKPAFGTNSEDYVSYIMNGIIKWGEPVSQVMEDGELLVQQTKNSDRTPLVSVLLEGPPNSGKTALAAKISEDSQFPFIKICSPDKMIGHSEIAKCQAIKKIFDDAYKSQLSCVVVDDIERLLDYVPIGPRFSNLVLQALLVLLKKTPPKGRKLLIIGTTSRKDVLQEMEMLDAFSTTIHIPNISRGEQLVEALELLGSFQEKERAAIAKEVKGKKLWIGIKKLLMLIEMAVQMNPQYRVTKFLSLLKDEGALGSDKILSF; from the exons ACATGTGACCGTGAGAACCATGCCCACCCACAAGTATGTGTTCACAGTGAAGACCCACCACAGTGTGGAACCTGGGACCATAGCCTTCAGTCTTCCCCAG AGGAAATGGGCCGGGCTCTCCCTTGGTCAGAATGTAGAAG TCACCAACTACAAATTTGACAAGTCCAAGCAGTGCGTGGGGACAATGACGGTGGAGATCGACTTCCTGCAGAAGAAGAACGTGGACAGCAACCCCTACGACTCagacaagatggccgccgagTTCATTCAGCATTTCAACAGCCAGGCCTTCACTGCAGGCCAGCAG CTGGTGTTTAGTTTCTGTGACAAGCTGTTTGGTTTAGTTATCAAAGACATTGAGGCCATGGACACCAGCATCCTCAAAGGAGAGCAGTCCTCCGGCAAGAAGCAGAAG ATTGAGATTGGTCTGTTGCTGGGCAACAGTCAGGTGATGTTTGAGAAATCCGAGAGCTCATCTCTTACCCTGGTTG ggaaGGCCAAGACGAGAGAGTCCCGCCAGTCCATCATCAACCCAGACTGGAACTTTGAGAGGATGGGCATAGGTGGTCTGGACAAGGAGTTCTCCGACATCTTCCGTCGCGCCTTCGCCTCCCGAGTATTCCCTCCTGATATAGTGGAGCAGATGG GGTGTAAGCATGTGAAGGGCATCCTGCTGTTCGGCCCCCCTGGCTGTGGGAAGACCCTGATGGCCCGGCAGATCGGGAAGATGCTCAACGCCCGAGAGCCCAAGATCGTCAACGGGCCCGAGATCCTCAACAAGTACGTGGGCGAGTCGGAGGCCAACATCAGGAAGCTGTTCGCCGacgcagaggaggagcagaagagg CTGGGGGCCAACAGCGGGCTGCACATCATCATCTTCGATGAGATCGACGCCATCTGTAAGCAGCGTGGCAGCATGGCGGGCAGCACCGGCGTGCACGACACTGTGGTCAACCAGCTGCTGTCCAAGATCGACGGGGTGGAGCAGCTCAACAACATCCTggtcatag gaatgaCCAACAGGCCTGACCTGATTGACGAGGCCTTGTTGAGACCTGGAAGATTAGAAGTCAAAATGGAGATTG GGCTTCCCGATGAGAAGGGCCGTGTCCAGATCCTCAACATCCACACGGCCAAGATGCGTCAGTTCAACCTGCTGGGCAGCGACGTGGACGTGAAGGAGCTCGCCGTCGAGACCAAGAACTTCAGCGGCGCCGAGCTGGAGGGCCTGGTCAGGGCCGCGCAGTCCTCCGCCATGAACAGGCACATCAAG gccagtGCCACGGTTGAGGTGGACTTGGAGAAGGCTGAGAAGCTTCAGGTTCACAGACATGACTTCCTGGCCTCCCTCATCAACGACATCAAACCT gcGTTTGGCACTAATTCGGAGGACTACGTCAGCTACATCATGAACGGCATCATTAAGTGGGGTGAGCCCGTGTCCCAGGTGATGGAGGACGGGGAGCTGCTGGTGCAGCAGACCAAGAACAGCGACCGCACGCCCCTGGTGTCAGTGCTGCTGgagg GTCCTCCTAACAGTGGGAAGACGGCCCTGGCTGCCAAGATCTCCGAGGACTCCCAGTTCCCCTTCATCAAGATCTGCTCTCCAGACAAGATGATCGGACACTCCGAGATAGCCAAGTGCCAGGCCATTAAGAAG ATATTCGACGATGCCTACAAGTCCCAGCtgagctgtgtggtggtggacgATATCGAGCGCTTGTTAG ACTACGTCCCCATTGGCCCACGCTTCTCCAACCTAGTCCTGCAAGCCCTGCTTGTGCTCCTCAAGAAGACCCCTCCCAAG gGTCGGAAGCTGTTGATCATCGGCACCACCAGCAGGAAGGATGTCCTTCAGGAGATGGAGATGCTGGACGCCTTCAGCACCACCATCCACATCCCCAACATCTCTAGAGGAGAGCAGCTGGTGGAGGCCCTGGAg TTGCTGGGCAGTTTCCAGGAGAAGGAGCGGGCAGCCATTGCCAAGGAAGTGAAAGGCAAGAAGCTGTGGATCGGGATCAAGAAGCTGCTAATGCTCATAGAGATGGCTGTACAG atGAACCCCCAGTACAGGGTTACCAAGTTCCTGTCTCTACTGAAAGACGAAGGAGC GTTGGGCTCCGACAAGATCCTCAGCTTCTAA
- the wnt3 gene encoding proto-oncogene Wnt-3 codes for MDLYLIGFMMCVWLSSSRVLGGYPIWWSLALGQQYSSLGSQPLLCGSIPGLVPKQLRFCRNYIEIMPSVAEGVKLGIQECQHQFRGRRWNCTTIKDNLAIFGPVLDKATRESAFVHAIASAGVAFAVTRSCAEGTSTMCGCDSHHKGPPGEGWKWGGCSEDAEFGVLVSREFADARENRPDARSAMNRHNNEAGRTTILDHMHLRCKCHGLSGSCEVKTCWWAQPDFRMLGDYLKDKYDSASEMVVEKHRESRGWVETLRAKYAFFKHPTERDLVYYEGSPNFCEPNPETGSFGTRDRVCNVSSHGIEGCDLLCCGRGHNTRTEKRKEKCHCIFHWCCYVSCQECVRVYDVHTCK; via the exons GTCCCTGGCCCTGGGGCAACAGTACTCGTCACTGGGCTCCCAACCCCTTCTGTGCGGCTCCATTCCTGGCTTGGTTCCCAAGCAGCTGCGCTTCTGTCGTAACTACATCGAGATCATGCCCAGCGTGGCCGAGGGCGTCAAGCTGGGCATTCAGGAGTGCCAGCACCAGTTCAGGGGCCGCCGCTGGAACTGCACCACCATCAAAGACAACCTGGCCATCTTCGGCCCCGTGCTGGACAAAG ccACGAGAGAGTCTGCCTTCGTCCACGCCATAGCCTCGGCCGGCGTGGCGTTCGCAGTGACGCGCTCCTGCGCCGAGGGGACGTCCACCATGTGTGGGTGCGACTCCCACCACAAGGGTCCGCCGGGGGAGGGCTGGAAGTGGGGGGGCTGCAGCGAGGACGCCGAGTTCGGGGTCCTGGTGTCCAGAGAGTTCGCCGATGCCAGAGAGAACCGCCCGGACGCTCGCTCGGCGATGAACCGCCACAACAACGAGGCCGGCCGCACG accATCCTGGACCACATGCACCTGCGCTGCAAGTGCCACGGCCTGTCCGGGAGCTGTGAGGTGAAGACCTGCTGGTGGGCACAGCCCGACTTCCGCATGCTGGGGGACTACCTGAAGGACAAGTACGACAGCGCCTCGGAGATGGTGGTGGAGAAGCACCGCGAGTCGCGGGGCTGGGTGGAGACACTGCGAGCCAAGTACGCCTTCTTCAAACACCCCACGGAGCGCGACCTGGTCTACTACGAGGGCTCGCCCAACTTCTGCGAGCCCAACCCGGAGACGGGCTCGTTCGGGACGCGCGACCGCGTCTGTAACGTGTCCTCGCACGGCATCGAGGGCTGCGACCTGCTGTGCTGCGGCCGCGGCCACAACACCCGGACTGAGAAGCGCAAGGAGAAGTGCCACTGCATCTTCCACTGGTGCTGCTACGTCAGCTGTCAGGAGTGCGTGCGCGTCTACGACGTGCACACGTGTAAGTGA